The following proteins are encoded in a genomic region of Xenopus laevis strain J_2021 chromosome 3L, Xenopus_laevis_v10.1, whole genome shotgun sequence:
- the LOC108711812 gene encoding asialoglycoprotein receptor 2 codes for MMDYDIGIVSEEAVCKTFSASRMSQWFPTISSRIHCALSAMCVSLLIINIIVTVSTRQTEVQCSSNGENNKISVPDSMSTPCPEDWSLFSGKCYYFSNVPVSWEEAKHACEKKKSNLIVINSKIEQDYAVKISLGQYTWIGLTEIDNEWKWVDGTPYNSKQTYWKEGQPNNWSGHLLPGGEDCAQIQFGGQWNDEHCSNPWRYICEKKSEV; via the exons ATGATGGATTATGATATTGGTATTGTCAGTGAAGAAGCTGTGTGTAAAACATTTTCAG CTTCCAGAATGTCTCAATGGTTCCCTACAATCTCCTCCCGGATCCACTGTGCTCTCTCTGCCATGTGCGTTAGCCTCCTCATCATTAACATCATAGTCACCGTGAGCACCAGGC aGACAGAAGTGCAGTGCTCAAGCAACGGAGAGAATAATAAGATCTCAGTGCCAG ATTCCATGAGCACCCCCTGCCCAGAGGACTGGTCTCTGTTTTCTGGCAAATGCTACTACTTCTCCAATGTGCCTGTATCCTGGGAGGAGGCAAAACACGCGTGTGAGAAGAAGAAATCAAACTTGATTGTGATCAACAGCAAAATAGAACAG GACTATGCCGTGAAGATCAGCTTGGGACAGTACACATGGATTGGACTCACTGAGATTGACAATGAATGGAAATGGGTGGACGGAACCCCCTATAATTCCAAACAAAC GTACTGGAAAGAGGGGCAACCCAATAACTGGTCTGGCCATCTACTACCTGGAGGTGAAGACTGTGCCCAGATCCAGTTTGGAGGCCAGTGGAATGACGAGCACTGCAGCAATCCATGGCGGTACATTTGTGAGAAGAAGTCAGAAGTATAA